The nucleotide sequence CAGCCGCCCTGAACCACGCGGGTACACACGGAGCAGTCACAGAGGTGGCCCAGCCTCGACTCAGGCCTCCTGAGCACACAGGAACAGTTTGGGAGTCGCATTTCTTGCCTGGACCTAAACAAAGCCAAACGAGAGCTCTGAAGGTCGAAGTGCTACGGCCTTCACGTAGGCGTGAGCCAGCGGCAGGCCCGCAGCCGGTCCCAGTGACGGCCCCAGGCAGACTTCACCGTGCGCAGCCCAGCCGTACGTCCCTCCccgcagctcccagcactgcccGGGAGGCTCCCAGCCCCGCATTTACCCCGTGACACCCAGAACCACATCAGCATTCCCAGGCCGGGACATGGGTATCAGCGAGAGATAAgtgctcctgcaccagcagcgcGCTCCGGCCTCTCCCACAGCACCCGTGGGAGCCCTTGAACCAGCAGcactcctccaggccaccttttatttttgcctggCCGTGGAAAGAAAACTGCGAGTCCCCAGGATCATCCCCCGTTGCCATTATAAGGCTGCAATTTCACTAATTTCATGCCTGGTTTCCTGCAACCGAGCTGCCGGGGGCCACGCACCGCCCTGCCCCGGGGACGGCTCAGACACAAGCGACTCAACCAGGAGCCTCCTGCGaggccccagcagctccaggcgAAGGTGGACCAGCTCTCCGGGGACCAAGGGACAACCAAAGGGGCTGTTTATCGGCCGCGGATGTGCTGGTGCCTCTGGGTCACATCCTGCCGCACGAGCGGCGGCCTTCGACAAGcccagggctggaggaggacTCCAGGAGAGGAGCCCGTGACCTCCTCCCAGCCCACCAGGGAGCATCCCATCCTGAAGCTGCTTAGGAGAACTACAGGAGTGGCTTGAGCAGGAGCTGGCCGGGCACATTGCGGCATCCTCACACGTCCTGCCAGGGCTAACGCTCACACTGCTGCAGGTTGCCGGGGCTGTGGTTCTAATAAAGGAGCAGCCTGGTCTGTAACCAGGCCTCGAGCAGCACgcccctccttccttcccatccCACGGGCTGCCTCAATCCGCACTGGGCTCTGGAGTACCCACGTGCTCTTTGCTAGAGGAGGCAGCAAAGGGCACCTCTGCTCGCCGTGCAGTGAAGTGGGAACGATGGGGAGCAGCGAGAAGGTGGAGAAGTTTTGCTGGACCCCAGTGACCTGGAGCTGACggctccccatcacccccagaGCTGGCcagagccctgctccagcacattCAGGAACAGCccaccctgcccagctccccggCCCCTGGCCACACTCCCTCCTTTCCCAGTGAAGGCAAAAAGTCTCCCCTAACACACCTAAAACCACTGCAGTCTCAGAATACGCAGGAAGAGCTTACCGTAGCAGAAGACCGACTTCATGTGGTCCTGTTTTGCCATCCCCAGCATCGGCAGCATCGTCCCGAGGATGGAGTTGAGGAAAGGCACCATCCCAAACACTGcgggaaggaggaaagagccTTGCAGCAACCACGGCGCCTTGCAGGTACCAGAGCGGCAGCAGGGCACAGACCGAGCGAGGCTCACAGGCACCGGAGAAGCGCCGCTGGCCGCAGCCGCCCCTCGCTGCCGGCCACAGGCAGCCGCGCTGCGCCCCACAGGATGCCGACAGCCCTGGTGGGAGCTGGCCCTACAAACCCCTCAAGTTCTCAGCCTCTCCTAGCAGAAGTCAGGGGGGTGCACGCCAagccctgcttgctgctggcttCTGAATCGTCAGTGAATCTTTCTGCAGCCAGTGAAAGAAGTTCCATTCAAGAAACGTTGGTTTTAAACCCGGTCTTTAAAGGACGGATGGAGACAAGAGCCCAGCCTGGGAGATCAGGCAAGCAGAAGCATCCTCTGGGACGGGATTTCTGTGAGGAGGGACgtagcccccattccccctgcTTTTGAGCAGCTGCTGTTTTAAAGAGATTGGGCTGAGCTGTGAAGCCAAGCTGCACTGGGTTCGCACGTTCACTGTGCtcctgccagggctgggctcctccgctctgggtgctgccaggAACGTGCCGGgcaccctgctgccagctcggcactggggggtcccagcagcacccaggaaAAGCAGCCAAGACAGCGCAGGGCTTCCCCGATCTccccccaccagcagctccctaAGGCACTGCCGTTCCTCTTCTCACGCCCCACATcttcagaagagaagaggaataAAGGACGCAGCAAGCAACCCATTTGCACCGACAGCACTCCTTTCCACGCCGGTACTTGCTGATTTTCAGTGCATTTCATCACCAAGTTACTTTACAAAGCAGACAAAGTGATACGGATAAACAAGTGAGAAGTTTGCTTTGCTTCCAAGCACGCTGGCTTGCTCAGCACGCCCAGCACCACCCCACGGAGCTGTTTGGGACCCGGCGTGGGTCACCGAGCCCAAAGCACACAATGCCCGCCGTGCCTCCCAACGCCGACCCGCAGCTGCACGCGCAGCAGGCAGGCGCTCAGCTCACCGTTCGACACCGAGAGGTTCGCAAAGGTCTGCACGATGAAGTAGTGCGGCAGGATGCCCGGCTGGAACTTGGTGAGCACCTCCTCCATCACCTTGTTGATGAAGCGCTGCCCGACCGCAACCAGCACGCTGCTGGCCGCCTGCTGCCACTCCCGGATCACCTCCTGCGGGCAGGACGCAGGCACGGCGCGTCAGGCAACGGAGCCTCCCCCCGAACGGGGCTTCTGCTTCACGGAAACCACGCTTCGTGCCCACCCCAAGCGCTGCGGGGAGCCCCAGAAGAGGTTCAGGACTCGGATGCGATCTTTCCCCACCAacctgcagccccccgaggCGCTGCCTCCTTTCTGCTCCAACCCCCGCCTGCCATCCAGGTGCTTCTCAGCACCCAAGTTTTATCCAGCTGTTATGCGCATAGCGCTAGGAAAAAACCTGTCAGCCCAAGCATCCCACCTCTCCCCAAAGAGAGGAACGTAGACCATTCCCTACTGCCTGTAgacccttcccttctccccctgGAGAGAAGGGGCCCGGCCAAGCGCGACGGCCGGAGGAGCCGCGGCCCTCGCGCCGTACCTTCGACTTGGTCATTTCATTAGATGCCAGGAAGATGACCACCTTCGCCGTGCTTTTGTCCAAGCTGGCAATGTTGTTCTTCACCACGGTTTCCATCGCCTTCAGGATGATGACGCGGTGAGGATAGGCCAGCTGCGAGGCACCAAGCGGCCGGTCAGCCCAGCACAGGCACCGCGGCTGCCCGGGGCGAGCCAAGTGCTGCGTGCCCCAGTGCTGCGCCTCTCGCGCCCGGCAAGGGACTGACAAGTATcttcccagccagctcctctcCATTTCTCGTCCACAACTGTGTGTTACCGCTGTTTCTTCACCTGCGCCACCCCAGCACCTTGCACCAGAGGCTGCAGCCACGTGGTCCACCACTACCCGAGCCCAGATCCCCCCAGGTATCTCGCCCCGCGCGGGCAGGGccaacacccccagcccccaggacgCACCTTGTCATGCTGCCGCAGGTACTCGTCGCAGGAGTGGAGGATCTCCTCCGGCTCAGACTCCCCCAGGTAGCACAAAGCGTTGTAGATCTGCTCCTGGACCAGCGGGTCCTTATCTGTCGTGGCATCCATCAATGTCGTGGCAAGCCCTGAGCAAGACAGGCAAGCTGCAAAGTTTGGGCCTTCTCTGAACATCTGGACATCGGGAGCAGCAAAagaagagctgcagccctgtgcgTTTTCTTCCACCCTCCCACAGCTAAACTGAGCTTCACCAGACCTTTTGCTTCTCACCTCGTGAGCAAAACCCTTCCTTCTGGGCTCTCCACCCACGACAACCCACCTTTGACGGGAAGCTTCCCCACACAACCTTCCCCTACACCCCGAGGGCTCCTTCACTCTCATCTCCCACGCCAGGCACTAAACAAGAACCAAGATTTTACTGCAGACCCTGCAGACACTGCTGTGCCGCAGCAGCCTCCAAGCAAGGTGAACTTGGCGGTAAGGTTTCTTGCTGtagcggggaggaggaggagggatttATCACACCGGAGGTTTCAGAACAAGGCTGGACAGCACCAGGCGAAGGCTCGGCATCGGCGCTGCCTGGGTGCAGCGAGCGCCTTGGGCTGACCCCAGGCAGGACCCACAACGGGCACGGGGACTGGATGCCACCGCCAGCGAGGCCCTGCGAGGATGATCTGGTGCACCAGTGAGGAACCGCTAACGCCCAGAGCCCTCCCAGATACTCTCACCCCGATCACAGCCGCCAGGGAACAGGAGCGCAGACGAAGGCGGCCAgagctgctcagggaactacTGGGCAAGGAAATTGGTCCTGGCCCCAGAGCGTCGCGTGGCTCCCGTGCAGGATGCCCTCGGTGGCACGCGGGGCAGCCCGAGGCCTCGGCGTCCCCATGCAGAGCGCTGCCCCAAAGGCCAGTCTGGCACCGGGCGGAGGGAAAACCCCCGACCCGGCGGCCCTACTGACGGCGGCTTTGCATCGCTTTGCGACTACAGACCGGGGCTGCTCATTAGCACGCACCAGGCAGAGACTGTGCTCCAAGAGGCTAATTGTTATTATAGAGCAGGGCATTTCTCATTAGAGCCATTGCCATAATAAGGCTAATTAGTTCTAGAGCAGGCTGCCTACAAACGCTCCGCTTGGAGCCCGTCGCAGCCCAGGCAGGCCGTGGCTCTCACCGACGCCAGCCTTCTGCCGCCTCTGGACGGTGACGGCTGCGAGGAGAGGGGCGCGGACCCCTGCCCGCCCCGTGGCACCGGCTCCCACTGCCTGATGGCCCCCTCGTGCGTGGGGCACCCGTGTCTGGAGCAGACGAGGGATCTCCCACCGGCAGGCACCCACAAGGCTGCCGGCCCGGCGGAGCTGCCGCTGCCGGGAAGCTCCGGGGGCTGCCACCAAGCGTGGCACCAGGAGGTCACCGCTGCCCCCGACACCGCGCCTGCCCTGGCACTGCCATCGGGGCTCCCAGGCCGGGAGGAGCTGCTCGTGCTCACGCTGCCTCGTGCTGTCACACAACCCCCTGCGATCACACCCAGCCCGTACCCCAGCCGTGCCCTAATCCAGGGGGAGGCACAAACCCCCCACGTCGGGGGAGGCAGcgcctgcccccagcctcgCAGGGGCGTTAAAGCCGACGTGacccggtgctgctgctgctgctgctgcgggtaATCCTGTTCCCAGTCCTTCCCCGTGGGTTAATTAAACCGGGAAATTCTTTATTGCATCAATAAAAGCGAGATTCATTTCAAAGCTGCCCGGGATTAATTTGGGAAACGCACGAGGCTTTACACCCGCTGGAACGTTTGAAGACTGCTCCAGCTCGTGCAGCTTCCAGCAGAGACGAGGCCGAGAGCAGTTTCTAGGGCAGGGAATCGCCGTGCACAGAGCGGCTCCGTCCCGGCACCCGCATCCCCGCGGGGCTcgggctgggccgggggctccgccgcgggcagcgggggcagagccgggcgctgggggcccggcggggggctCAGCCTCCCGGTGAGGCTCCCCGAGGGCCCGGAGCAGGGGGGCCGGCACGGGGCCGGCTGCCCGGGGTCGCTGCCTCGCCGTACTCACGCTTGATGCGGGACTCCATCATGCTGCGCGTCCTCAGCTCGCCCAGCGGCCGCAGGCAGCTCGCGGCTCCCTCCGTGTCCACGCCGGCTCCCCCCGCGGACCCTATGGTTACCGGCGGCCGCCCTCTCCGGCCCGGGGCGGGCCGCCCGCGGTCGGCAGCAGCCCGAGGGCCcgcggggcaggcgggggggcggcccccggcccggcctctGCTTCCGAAAcgcggccgggcggcgcggccccgtTGGCCATGGGCCCGCCGCGTCCCGAGGGAGGCCGGGGCTCGGCTCCTCCGCGCCCTGCGAACGGGAGCGGGACGGGCGTCACTCGGCGGGGCGGGTACCGCGACAGCGGGTCGGACGTCGCGGGTCAGGCATACCGACACCGGGACGGGCGGCCCGCGAGCCCCCGGGGCTCCTCCCCCACCCGACGCCGCTCCCCCCGcgccgggaccggggggggccgggccccgctgtGAGGTCCCGGGGGCTCGAGGGGgaccggggacggggacggggaccgggacGGGGGGGACCGGGACCCCTCAACCGCCCGCCCCCACCGAGCaccgtcccgtccccccccccccttcccacccccagcccccgaTCCCCTGCGCGAGACCCCCCgaggctgcccagccccagtCCCGGGACAGCAGAGccgggctcggctcggctcggcccccccctgccccccggcccccccccccccgctcaccgccGCACCGGGCCCGGGTCGGGACCTGCCCGGGCCGCTCGGCCACCGGCGCCGCTTCCGGGTGCTTCGCCCCGCCCCcctcgaggccccgccccctcccgccccgcacGTGACGGCTGCGGTCGCGTGTGACCGGGGCGGTGCCGCGCACCTATAGGGGAGGACGaaccgcccggccccgcccccgcggcgGTCACGTGGGCGGGGGGCGGGGACACGTGCGGGCGGGGCACGTGGCGGGGGGACGAGGGGACGAGGATCAGCCCCAGCCCCCGAAGGAGCGGGCAGGAggcgggggggcacggcgggtcCGGGCCGGACACCTCCTTATTGACCTCTTTATTTcacggggggggccctgcccagccccagccaagCTGCACGGGGTGCCCTGAGCAAGGGGAGCCCAGCCGGCAGCGCCCCaacgccccctccccggcagcagggggctgggggctgcagtcctggggcgccccggggggctgcggtcctggggggtcctgtCTGCAGGGGAGGGCTGAGCACAGCGTCCCCGTCACCGCGACGGCTCCTCGCGCTGCTCCTGCGCCTCGCGCTGCTcctcccgctcccgctgccaccgctcctcctcctcccggtccaggcgctgcagctgctgctccacgTCCTCAGGGATGCTCACCTCCAGCAGGTTCTCCATCCCCGGGCCGGGCTCGTCCCCGATCAGCACCTTTTCCAAAGGTCAGGGAGGTGCCGCAGCCTGCAggacccccagtgccctccccacagcaccccaggaCCATCTGGCACCCCCAGGCAGGGGAGCGCcaggtccccgtccccacctgAATGAGCTTCTCGCAGGCAGCCAGCACGTCGGGCTCCCGCTCCCAGCGGTGCAGCTCCCGCAGGACCAGGTAGGTGCCCTTCTCCCTGACGGCGTGCCGGCCGGCCTTCGTGGCTGTGAGCTGCCAAGGAAACGAGGCCGCGGCGTGAGCAGGGAGCAGGCgcggggctctgctggggggctgccgcAGGAGGCAGCGTGCCGGGGCTTGACGCCTCCATTCCACTCCCAGCAGAGCCTGCGCGTGGCTCCTGTCCTCAGCCCCGCGGTGACGGGCACCCACCAGCATGATGGCTTCCAGCAGCATCTTGCGGATGTCGGGCTCTTCCTCCCGCTGCTTGTCCGGCGGCAGGTACTGCAGGTCCAcgggcagccctgggggagAGGCAGCCTCAGTGGGGTGCGTggccggcagccccctgcccccagcccacctccTGCTCTGACCCCTGCTTACTTTCCATCTCATCCTCGGGAAACTCCTCGGGGCCCGCgagaggcaggagcaggaagggCAGGATGTCGACCTCGTCGCCCAGCAGCCACTCGTGGTACTCTAGGAACAGCCGGGGCTCAGgggcagccaccagcagccagtGCAGggcacccagcccggccccagTGGGTCTGCCCCTGGCCAGCAGCTCAACCCCCCAGCAGGACAGGGGGAAAAGAACTTGTGGGCCAAGATACAGCTCAGTAGGTAAAGGAAAGTAGGAAAAACTAAGCAATGAAATCACTCGGCAGCTCGCTGTTGCCCCCCCTAGTTTCACTGCTGAGCACGATGCCGTGGGTATGGGACATCTGTCTGGTCACCGGGGGCAGCCGTCCCTGCTCTGTCCCACCCCGGCCTCCTCACTGCAGGGGCAGCGTGAGAAACGGAGCGGAGCTGGGTGCTGTGCGGGCGCTGCTCAGCTGGACGCGGGTGTGTTACAGCACTGCCTCGGTCACCAATCCGCAGCGCAGCACCACGCGGCTGCCGTGCAGAACCGCGGAGCGGGTTGGGTCTGAGGGCCCCTCACAGAGCACCCCGTCCAGCCCCAGCCACGGGCAGGGCCATCTCCCACCCCctcaggctgcccccagccccgtccgGCCCGACGGTAACGCTGCCcgggctggggacccccagctcctctgggcagcctgggccagggcctcaccattCCCAGCACGGAAGATTTCTTCCCTACGTCTCCTCTAACccccctcttttagcttaaagccGTCAGCCCCGTCCTGTCACAGTCGTAGGAAGGCTTGGGTTaggagggaccttaaagaccatttaATTCCACCCCCGCCACGGGCAGGGTGCCACCCCCTAGGTCACTCCCGTCCCCACAaagggccccccccggctctccTGCGGCCCCCTTGGGCACCGCAGCCCGCCGGGGGGTGcccccggagccttctcctgcccaggcccagcacccccagccctcagcCGGCCCCACGGCGGAGCTGCTccggccccgggacccccctgAGGGCTCCGTGTGCTGCAGCCGGGCTTTGCGGCCGCTCCTGGGGCCAGCTCggtccctgcctgcccccggcTGACAGCAGACGGGAGCCGCAGGCCGTGGCAGCACCGGGCCCGTGGCAGCGCCCTCACCGTGCTCGAAGCAGCAGTTCCGGAGCGCGCCCACGATGCCCCGCCGGTGGGCGGCCGAGTCCCGGTACCGCGTGAAGGGCAGCAGCCGCTGCACCGAGCACCTGCGGGGGCGCGGGGTCAGCGAGCGCCGGGCAccgccgagccccggccccccccccgccgccccccgccgcacCGGGAGCGGTCCAGGAGGGCTCGGCGCCCCTCGGGCACCTGGCTGAGGTTGCAGAGCAGCGGCCCGAGCTCCGCCGGCGGCCGGGGCTCGCCCAGCGGCCGCAGCAGCGGCTCCAGCCCGCAGCCGCGCTCGCGGAGGCCCCGCAGCacccgccgcgccccgccgggcTCCCGGCACAGGTTGGCGAGCGCCCCGCAGGCCGGCCCGGCCGGCAGCAGGCCCAGCAGCGCGGgcagcgccgccagcagcgGGCCGCGGGCCGCCGCCTCGGCCGCCACGTTCACCAggcagcgccgcgccgcgccgcccgccgccgggcacggccccgccgccagctccagcagcgccgCCAGCGCCGCGGGGTGCGCCGCCAGCAGCCGCCGGCCCTCGGCGGAGCCCGACAGCGACagcgccgcctccgccgcccgcgccgccgccgccgccggccccgtgCCCGCCGCCGGGCCCAGCAGCGCCGCCAGCTCCGACAGCGCCTCCGCCATGCCcgcacaaaatggcggccgcgCCACCCCCGGCAACCGCCGAGACGGGCGGGCCGCGCGGCCAATGAGGGGGCAGAGGGTGGGACCCGCGCGGCGGAAGAGCCAATAGGCTGCGGAGGAGGcggcgagggggcggggccggcggagAGAGGGCAGCTGGGAGATGTAGTTCGGGGCCCGCCGGGGCCCTGTGCGGCCACCGGGGGGGAGCAGCGGCACCGGGCCTCGGTGTCCCTGTGCGTCAGATCGCGGCTCCCCACGGCTGCGGCCGCGCCCCCCGTAGGCCGGGcgaccccggtgtcccccccccctccccggggcacAGCATCCCAGCAAGGTGtggggcggcagcagcgggtGTCCGGCAGCAGCAAAATGCTGTAGGCTCCCGGAGCGCTGCTGGCAGGGTGCCAAAGCAGCAgtcacttttattttccccagttAGCAGGATCCGGTAACTCCGAGTTCACGCTGCTCTCTGCAGGGTGCGGGGTGGTGCAGCGGGTTCGGCTGGACAGaggcagttttcctcctagtaCCTCCTGTGGCGCTGCGTTTTGCATTTGCGGCCTAACGACCGCTGATAGCGCACCGTGCGTTGGGCTGGGCACGGCTCGCGGTCAGGGACTTCCCCGGTCCTCAGGCTGCCCCCGCAGCCGTCAgggggcacggccagcacagccgGCCCCAAGTGACCCAAAGGATACCTCGTACCGCTCGCCGTCACGCTCAGCATGAGAACGGGGGACAGGAGGGACCGGGGAGATGTTTGGAGCGATGCTGTTTGCCTTCCCGAGTCACGGTTACGTGCGACGAGCCCCGCTGTCCCGCAGGCGGCTGAACAACGCCTGCCTGCCGAAGGGAGGCAGCGAGCGGCTGCTTTGCTGGGTGCGCGGCTTGCTTcacctcctgccctgtcctTAGCCCAACGCCTGTTTTTTCCCACTATTACCCACCCAATTCGCTCCCCATCCCACGGAGGGGCAGGGCGAGCAGCTGCGTGCACTGGGAACCACAACTGATTATCAGCAACCCCCCGGACTGCTCGGTCCTGCGGTGACCGTACAGGTGCTACAGGGGGGTAAGAACTGCGGTGACGCTATAGGGGGGCAGGGAGCACAACGTGGGGAACTGCCGCGCAGGCAGCCTGACGGCAGTCCATCCGAACTCCTGAGCACAGCCCTGGGAAAGCAAAGACGTGCTCAGGAAGAGGCGCCGGCTGGCAGCACGGCTGCGACCCACCAGGGCCGTATGGGGACGGAGCGCCTGTGACGCTGTGACAGGGGACGTGTGGCACTCTGGGGACAGCCACCAGCAGTGACCACAGCGCCAGGCAGCTCCCGAGGCTCGTCCAAGGGTCCCTGCAGGGCAGAGAGGCACCCGTGTCctcggggagcagcagcagggacgcGGGGAGAAcccagagccccagcagccccccgtgGGACCGCAGCCGCCTgcatgtccccgtcccctgcgGTGCCACCCCCACAGCAGGACGGGCTCCCCCCAGCACAGAGGCCCTGGAAGAAAAGGtggtgaaacacagaaaaactttATTGGTGTAATGATACATTGCTATGCTGTAAAGTCAGATTTCCCTGATGGGGTGAGACGGggaaggcagctgcagcagcgtgCGCAGAGGGGCGAACGATGGAAGAGGGGGGGATGGGGCCAAGTCCTGCACCCCCGCGGCAGGGGCCGTGCTGGGAGTCCATGGGCGTGCAGGGAGGGGGTCCCGTGGCCGCCCCACAGCCAGCTCCCCCTCCTCACCTCCTGCCAGTTTTCCATCCTGAGCTGCGGTGGGAAGGGCGGGCAGCGCGCCCTGCCGCAGATGAAAGCAAACCCACcccggggcagcagcggggccgaGCGCTGGAGGAGGGACCGAGCTCTGGCTCAGAAACCAGCGCCCGAAGTCACAGCAAGGCCCCGCAGCTGCACGCTCAGCACCAGGACGGCGCACGGTGCCcgtccctgcctgcctccccgcTCCCACCGCCCAGCCGCCCCTCGCTGTGCTCAGTTCCTGGGGCAGGCTGAGACGGCTTCCCCCTGCCGGACACCGGGGGGGCTGCGAGGCCCCCAAACTGCTGGGAGCCCCCGCagggctgaggggctgggggaaaagggggcGGACGTGAGGCTGCAGAAGCgcgagcaggaggcagcagcgtGCCGCTCCCGCCGCGTGCCCcaagtacaaaaataaactcTGCGGCCCCAGCGCcgaggctgctgccagcacggggctctggccctgctccagctccgCCGCCACTAAGAGCCATCTGCGGTGTAAAACACAAACAGCCAAAGCCACGAGGGGTGCGGGATGAGGCGGCCCAGTCCAGCTTTCACCCGCGGGGCGGCATCgtgggagctgcctgcagggcgCAGTCGCTCAGGACCAGCGCGGGAAGCTGGTACCTCCCAGCAAGgattaacaaacaaaaaacaaaacggAGAAA is from Anser cygnoides isolate HZ-2024a breed goose chromosome 2, Taihu_goose_T2T_genome, whole genome shotgun sequence and encodes:
- the HGH1 gene encoding protein HGH1 homolog — its product is MAEALSELAALLGPAAGTGPAAAAARAAEAALSLSGSAEGRRLLAAHPAALAALLELAAGPCPAAGGAARRCLVNVAAEAAARGPLLAALPALLGLLPAGPACGALANLCREPGGARRVLRGLRERGCGLEPLLRPLGEPRPPAELGPLLCNLSQVPEGRRALLDRSRCSVQRLLPFTRYRDSAAHRRGIVGALRNCCFEHEYHEWLLGDEVDILPFLLLPLAGPEEFPEDEMERLPVDLQYLPPDKQREEEPDIRKMLLEAIMLLTATKAGRHAVREKGTYLVLRELHRWEREPDVLAACEKLIQVLIGDEPGPGMENLLEVSIPEDVEQQLQRLDREEEERWQREREEQREAQEQREEPSR